In Sesamum indicum cultivar Zhongzhi No. 13 linkage group LG8, S_indicum_v1.0, whole genome shotgun sequence, the sequence CACTTTCAGTAAGGGAAGCCACAATTCAGGATTTGCAGAATGCTTTCCAGCAAAACCAACTGACCTCGAGGCAACTTGTTGAGTTCTACCTCAATGAGATTAAACGGCTAAATCCCATTCTTAAAGGGGTTATTGAAGTAAACCCTGATGCACTTTATCTGGCCGACAAAGCGGACCAAGAAAAGAAGGCTAAGCAACCTGGTTCATTATCCTGGCTGCATGGTATTCCTATTCTGCTGAAAGATAACATTTCTACCAAAGATAAGCTTAACACGACGGGTGGATCATTGGCACTGTTGGGATCAGTTGTGCCTCGAGATGCAGGTGTCGTGACAAAACTGAGGAAAGCAGGGGCTATCATTCTTGGGAAGGCTAGTTTGAGTGAATGGGCTAATTTTCGCTCTTTAACTGCCCCAAGTGGCTGGAGTGCCAGAGGTGGCCAAGGAAAGGTGAATTTCTATATATGAACATGCTTGTATTTGCAAGAATGGGTTTCAATATCGTTCACCCTTTATTCTGTcaattcaaaaacaaaatagctACCTGCCTGCTTGCATTTTTAAGTAATCACTGAGAGATTTTGTCCCCTAATAATGTGCAGAATCCTTATGTTCTGTCGGCTGATCCTTGCGGCTCGAGCAGTGGATCAGCAATATCTGTGGCTTCTAACATGGTGGCAGTATCACTGGGAACTGAGACTGATGGTTCGATAATATGCCCTTCTGGCTTCAATGGTGTGGTGGGCATAAAACCAACTGTTGGTCTCACGGGTCGAGGTGGTGTAATTCCAATTAGTCCAAGGCAGGACACTGTAGGGtatgtctttttttaaaatgcgtgtatgtgtgtgtgtgtggaacATCATTCTTGTCAGAAAATACTGGAACAAAGTTTTACATATTGTTGTGTTTAACATTcagtttaattataatcaacgTCACCAATTAGGAAAGCAGACTGCAGATTGCTCAAATTCTGTGCAAGCTCATAGCATTTCCTCAAGAACTTGAGTGAATAACAGAACGAACTTCTCTAATGATTTGGATAAACAGGCCTATCTGCAGGACTGTATCAGATGCCGTTACTGTTCTTGATGCAATAGTTGGGTTTGACTATAATGATGCTCAAGCAACCCGAATTGCCTCAAAGTATATTCCCTACGGTGGTTACACCCAATTCTTGAAAGCTAATNNNNNNNNNNNNNNNNNNNNNNNNNNNNNNNNNNNNNNNNNNNNNNNNNNNNNNNNNNNNNNNNNNNNNNNNNNNNNNNNNNNNNNNNNNNNNNNNNNNNNNNNNNNNNNNNNNNNNNNNNNNNNNNNNNNNNNNNNNNNNNNNNNNNNNNNNNNNNNNNNNNNNNNNNNNNNNNNNNNNNNNNNNNCATCGTAAGGAATcctttctttactttttctgATCAACTTGTTGAACAAACATTTGAGCAACACTTCCAAACATTAAGGTGAAAGCTTTACTCTTTCTGTTATAGTTTTTCCATTGATCATCAAACTGTGCTCATACAAAATACAACTACAACTTTCTTGAACTTCAGGCAGCACGGTGCGATCTTGGTAGATAATTTGGAAATAGCCAACATCAACACAATTTTGAACTCCACTTTAAGCGGCGAAGCAACAGCATTATTAgctgaattcaaaatttcattgaACTCTTACCTGAAAGAGCTAACGGCTTCCCCAGTCCGGTCCCTGGCAGAAGTCATAGCCTTTAACCAAAAATTTTCTGATGTGGTATGCAGCAATAGATATTCGAGTGAACATTTAAACATACTTGAATAACATCTTGAACGGTGAATTGTACATATCCTCAATGAAACGTTTTTGCAGGAAATGATTAAAGAGTTTGGCCAAGAAATCTTTTTGGCTTCTGAAGCAACTAATGGGATTGGGACTGCAGAGAAGAAAGCAACATGGAACTTAGAAAATTTGACGAGAAGCGGATTTGAGAAACTGATGATCCAGAACAAGCTGCATGCATTGGTGACTGCTGGAGCAGGTGTTGCTCCAGTTCTTGCAATTGGAGGGTTTCCAGGAATCACTGTTCCTGCTGCATATGACAGCAAAGGTGTTCCAATAGGCATTTGTTTCGGTGGATTGAGGGGTTCCGAGCCTAAACTGATTGAAATTGCTTATGGGTTTGAGCAGGCGACAAAGAGCAGGAAGCCTCCAACGTTCCTACCATAAAACTGAATTACATGTCATTTTTGTCTAGATCCGAGCTCTTTCTTCGTTCTAAATCCTAGTCTGAATGTTTTCTTGAAACACGATTCATATAGTTATCAATATCAATTAATCATACGGTTTTCTGAAAAAGACATACATCTGACCCTCGTTTGatctttacaaaaattaaacattctttcttatagtaaaaaaagaaatgaacttATCAGGGTATAAGCGATTGAcctcaaataattaaaaatcaaatttgatacGGCAAAGATTACCAGAATATTTTTGGGTTTTATTTCCATCAACAGATTTTCGTATGATTTGGTTGGAGTGATTTACTTAGTCAAATATCTGCAGATATCTTTACAATCATTACATTATAAGGCAAAAAGAGATACCTTATGATAACTCATatctcatctttttttttttatggaaaaattattgtacaaCCACACAATActtcaacaaagaaaaaacacatttCATTGTTCTAAAAATGAACATATAGCATAATCTATAgtcattacattttttctcaGCTAATACTTTTTACATGTCACATCCactgttatattatatttttatcttgcGACCACTCTCATTTCAACGAAATTCACTCCATTAGTTGAGACAGGATGagaagaaaacacaaacaatcaCACTTGTCAATACTCGTATCCTGCCTGTGTCAATTACTACAGAGTCAATGCAATGGCTCAAAATGGAAAGAACGTAATGTAGGGATCCGAATAGATTCAACATGCAAATAATTGAAGGCTGCAATTTAGGAAGGTAAAACAATTGAAAACCAGTTTGAATTCATCTTAGTTTAGTATAAATACTAAGACACCAGTTGCAGGTTCGCAAAGCAGAGAAATGGAGAAGGCTGTGTTAGTGGCATGGATATTAGTACTTAGCGTATGGACTACACCAGTTCACTCCAAATACTACTCCAAAAGCCGACCGTATGAGCCAGTTCAGGAAAAGAGAACTCGTCTTCACTTCTACGTTCATGACATTCTAAGTGGAAACAAACCAAGTGCAGTGCAGATAGCTGGTCCAAACACCACTAAGAAAGAGGATGGGCCGACACCGTTTGGCACCACATTCGCCATTGATGATCTACTCACGGAAGGGCCTGAGATAACCTCAAAAGTCATTGGCAACGCACGAGGAATATACGTCTCATCCAGCCAGGGCAAGGACTTGACTTTGGTCTTGTATATTGATCTTGGTTTTACAAGTGGGGAGTTTAAAGGGAGTTCACTCAGTGTGTTTTCCAGGAATCCGATAACGGAGAATCACCGGGAACTGGCTGTGGTTGGAGGGAGAGGGCGGTTCAGGCTGGCCAGGGGGTTTGTTTTGGTCAAGACATATTCCTTGAACATAACTAATGGTGATGCTGTTCTTGAGTACACTGTGGAGGTTGTTCATCCTTG encodes:
- the LOC105169917 gene encoding putative amidase C869.01, translated to MQAQRSLALLSLFAFSFLAWHSQIDTCNALSVREATIQDLQNAFQQNQLTSRQLVEFYLNEIKRLNPILKGVIEVNPDALYLADKADQEKKAKQPGSLSWLHGIPILLKDNISTKDKLNTTGGSLALLGSVVPRDAGVVTKLRKAGAIILGKASLSEWANFRSLTAPSGWSARGGQGKNPYVLSADPCGSSSGSAISVASNMVAVSLGTETDGSIICPSGFNGVVGIKPTVGLTGRGGVIPISPRQDTVGPICRTVSDAVTVLDAIVGFDYNDAQATRIASKYIPYGGYTQFLKLYSFCYSFSIDHQTVLIQNTTTTFLNFRQHGAILVDNLEIANINTILNSTLSGEATALLAEFKISLNSYLKELTASPVRSLAEVIAFNQKFSDVEMIKEFGQEIFLASEATNGIGTAEKKATWNLENLTRSGFEKLMIQNKLHALVTAGAGVAPVLAIGGFPGITVPAAYDSKGVPIGICFGGLRGSEPKLIEIAYGFEQATKSRKPPTFLP
- the LOC105169760 gene encoding dirigent protein 4-like, with translation MEKAVLVAWILVLSVWTTPVHSKYYSKSRPYEPVQEKRTRLHFYVHDILSGNKPSAVQIAGPNTTKKEDGPTPFGTTFAIDDLLTEGPEITSKVIGNARGIYVSSSQGKDLTLVLYIDLGFTSGEFKGSSLSVFSRNPITENHRELAVVGGRGRFRLARGFVLVKTYSLNITNGDAVLEYTVEVVHP